The following coding sequences are from one Humulus lupulus chromosome X, drHumLupu1.1, whole genome shotgun sequence window:
- the LOC133806759 gene encoding uncharacterized protein LOC133806759 has product MNKGNKQRDIRYLCRLNNIGFGALFETKVRHEKTAGIISNSFPNWDYYSSSVISFRILLIWQSKFVQVKILVEDTQFVHCKIRVSGHKTEFFLTAVYGSNSMLDRKILWDKLAGLGHFNLPWIVLGDFNAMFSYQDRNGGRPITAKEVFDAQNWLSLGQLDEFRCAGSSYTWSNKHEIGDRIYSKLDRVFTNEKWLDLFPNTEGICKWDSISDHSYCVIKNHVIGNIGIKPFRFFDCWMFHSMFKAVVLDSWNKATSKAGLAGIILKLYRVKHMLKKFNKKELGDIPHSYQVAKESFNLAQGALANDPLNTMLQLTEQIKLQELIQARNRYVSFLQQTIKITWLQFNDENSHYFHAIMKKRRAENRITSFVVNEEVIDDYDKVVEHYFNHFRNFMGKKSSANKKIDTNSLSFGEKLSVQQQVKLIRPFNKEDVKEALFGIHSIKSPGPDGFGAGFFKGLWNEIGNDISMAVNQGAFIKNRLLAHNILIFQDLLKGYTRKNISARCIMKIDLSKAYDIVDWQFVADLLKGLCFPSRFIHWVLVCLKGTSYSLMLNGRLHGTFRGEKGLRQGDSISPLLFVLIMEYLTRLLLQTSKQKGFGFHPLCKHVNLVNLCFADDLVIFCKGNEKSMRLTQSAIDSFCATTCLSINNTKSHIYFGGIKDDCKSQLLEITQMEEGSFPLKYLGIHLRPTKWRAADCGEIIEKIQRNLHSWTSRNLSFAGRAQLIHSVLFGIRNFWMNIFILPQKVVAFIDKSCRDFLWGMKGNRSKLHLTSWEQVCLPKKYGGVGFFEGRKWNIAMMAKYIWAISSKKDCLWVKWIDSIYLKGQSFWSVPIISDTSWYFRKLLKLRNVIDCPVVTASVLRAAYYSVWCNRNRCVFDLCCSSVMLLATVSLVSVL; this is encoded by the exons ATGAATAAAGGTAATAAACAGAGAGATATTCGCTACTTGTGTCGATTGAATAATATTGGTTTTGGGGCGCTCTTTGAGACCAAAGTCCGCCATGAGAAAACAGCAGGAATAATTAGTAATAGTTTTCCCAACTGGGATTATTACTCGAGTAGTGTGATATCGTTCAGAATATTGCTTATTTGGCAATCGAAATTTGTGCAAGTTAAAATTCTTGTTGAAGATACTCAGTTTGTGCATTGTAAAATCAGAGTTTCTGGGCATAAAACAGAGTTCTTTTTAACTGCTGTGTATGGCTCAAACTCTATGTTGGACAGGAAAATTTTGTGGGATAAGCTTGCTGGGTTAGGACATTTTAATCTTCCTTGGATTGTTTTAGGAGACTTCAATGCTATGTTTAGCTATCAAGACAGGAATGGAGGTAGACCCATAACTGCAAAGGAGGTTTTTGATGCTCAAAATTGGCTGTCTTTAGGCCAATTAGATGAATTTCGCTGTGCTGGTTCCTCTTACACCTGGTCTAATAAGCATGAAATTGGGGACCGAATATACTCAAAGTTGGATAGGGTCTTTACTAATGAGAAATGGCTGGATCTCTTTCCTAACACAGAAGGAATTTGTAAATGGGACAGTATTTCAGATCATAGTTACTGTGTAATCAAGAACCATGTTATAGGGAATATTGGTATCAAGCCTTTTAGGTTCTTTGATTGCTGGATGTTCCATAGTATGTTTAAAGCTGTTGTTCTTGATAGTTGGAACAAAGCTACCTCTAAAGCAGGCCTTGCCGGTATTATCCTAAAGCTCTACAGGGTAAAACACATGTTAAAGAAATTCAACAAAAAGGAATTGGGAGACATTCCTCACAGTTATCAGGTAGCTAAGGAAAGCTTCAATTTGGCCCAAGGTGCCTTAGCTAATGACCCTCTCAATACAATGCTCCAGTTAACTGAACAGATCAAGCTTCAAGAGTTGATTCAAGCCAGGAATAGGTATGTTAGTTTCCTCCAACAAACCATTAAAATAACTTGGCTGCAATTTAATGATGAAAACTCCCATTACTTCCATGCAATCATGAAAAAGAGGAGGGCTGAGAATAGAATTACTTCATTTGTGGTAAATGAGGAggtgattgatgattatgataaggtGGTAGAGCATTACTTTAATCACTTCAGGAACTTCATGGGGAAGAAGAGTTCGGCCAATAAAAAGATTGATACCAATAGCCTGAGTTTTGGTGAAAAACTTTCTGTTCAGCAGCAGGTCAAATTGATCAGGCCTTTCAATAAGGAAGATGTGAAAGAAGCTTTGTTTGGCATTCACTCAATCAAGAGCCCTGGTCCGGATGGGTTTGGTGCAGGTTTTTTCAAAGGCCTTTGGAATGAGATAGGAAACGACATTAGTATGGCAGT TAATCAAGGGGCATTCATCAAGAATCGTCTCCTGGCTCATAATATTCTTATTTTTCAGGACTTGCTCAAGGGTTATACGAGGAAGAACATTTCAGCTAGATGTATCATGAAGATCGACCTTAGTAAAGCTTACGATATAGTTGATTGGCAGTTTGTGGCTGACTTGCTCAAGGGTCTTTGTTTCCCTTCGAGGTTCATTCATTGGGTGCTGGTTTGTTTAAAGGGAACCTCTTATTCGTTGATGCTCAATGGTCGGCTTCATGGCACCTTTAGAGGGGAAAAGGGTCTTAGACAAGGAGATTCGATATCTCCTCTTTTGTTTGTTTTGATTATGGAGTATTTGACTCGGCTTTTACTTCAGACTTCTAAACAAAAAGGTTTTGGTTTCCATCCCTTATGCAAGCATGTAAATCTTGTCAATCTCTGTTTTGCAGATGATCTAGTTATTTTTTGCAAGGGTAATGAGAAATCAATGAGACTTACACAGTCTGCCATTGATAGCTTTTGTGCTACAACATGCCTCTCAATCAACAACACAAAGTCTCATATATACTTTGGAGGCATAAAAGACGATTGTAAATCTCAACTTTTGGAGATTACTCAAATGGAAGAAGGCTCTTTTCCGCTTAAGTATCTTGGAATTCATCTAAGACCAACAAAATGGAGAGCTGCAGACTGTGGGGAAATCATTGAAAAAATCCAGCGGAACCTCCATTCCTGGACAAGCAGGAATCTATCTTTTGCGGGCCGAGCCCAACTCATTCATTCAGTCCTTTTTGGAATTAGGAATTTCTGGATGAATATCTTTATCCTTCCTCAGAAAGTTGTTGCTTTCATAGATAAAAGCTGCAGAGATTTTCTTTGGGGGATGAAAGGGAACCGAAGCAAACTTCACCTCACTTCTTGGGAGCAAGTCTGTCTTCCCAAAAAGTATGGAGGAGTTGGCTTCTTTGAGGGCAGGAAGTGGAATATTGCAATGATGGCCAAGTACATTTGGGCTATATCGAGCAAAAAGGATTGCTTATGGGTCAAATGGATAGATTCGATCTACCTTAAAGGtcaaagtttctggtctgttccTATAATAAGTGACACTAGCTGGTACTTTCGGAAATTATTGAAGCTGAGGAATGTTATAGATTGTCCTGTTGTTACTGCTTCGGTTTTAAGAG